The Pseudolabrys sp. FHR47 genome contains a region encoding:
- a CDS encoding ABC-F family ATP-binding cassette domain-containing protein — MLIIDNLTVRIAGRSLLEDASARVTPGARVGLIGRNGTGKSTLFNVITGQIGAETGSVSIPPRWRIGRLAQEAPNGPESLLEVVLKAPSERTDLLAEAETATDPHRIAEIQSRLADIGAHAAPARAAAILSGLGFSPADQQRPCTEFSGGWRMRVALAATLFAEPDLLLLDEPTNYLDLEGTLWLQDHLAKYPHTMIVVSHDRDLLDHSVNQILALEAKKLTLYKGGYSDYERLRSERLALDQKMIKKQEAQRAHLQAFVDRFRAKATKARQAQSRIKMLAKMQPIVSMTIDDVRPINIPAPDKLLSPPIIATDGVAVGYEPGHPVLSEVSLRIDNDDRIALLGANGNGKSTLVKLLAGRLKPERGTVTRAAPLKVGYFAQHQVDELDLKDSAYDHVRRLMPGEPEARIRAKVGAIGFSGDAGNTKVEKLSGGEKARLMLGLSTFEAPHLIILDEPTNHLDIDSRGALIEAINDFPGAVILVSHDRYLLEACVDRLWLVANGRVKPFDGDLEDYHRYVLSDGKQATVSKAAPRVDPAEARRAAAEKRAETAPLRKKIQKAEADIAQLNKQLAKLDNTLSDGELFTKDPARAAELSKTRANVVEAIAKAEEEWLEASSQLEQA, encoded by the coding sequence ATGCTGATTATCGACAACCTTACCGTCCGCATCGCCGGCCGTTCCCTGCTGGAAGACGCCAGTGCCCGGGTCACGCCCGGCGCGCGCGTCGGCCTCATCGGCCGCAACGGCACCGGCAAGTCAACTTTGTTCAACGTCATCACCGGCCAAATCGGCGCTGAGACCGGCTCCGTGAGTATCCCGCCGCGCTGGCGCATCGGCCGGCTCGCCCAGGAAGCGCCGAACGGCCCCGAGAGCCTGCTCGAGGTGGTGCTGAAAGCGCCGAGCGAGCGCACTGATCTCCTGGCCGAGGCGGAAACCGCCACCGACCCGCACCGCATCGCCGAAATCCAGTCGCGGCTCGCCGATATCGGCGCGCATGCGGCCCCTGCCCGCGCCGCCGCGATCCTGTCGGGTCTCGGCTTCTCGCCGGCGGACCAGCAGCGCCCCTGCACCGAATTCTCCGGCGGCTGGCGCATGCGCGTTGCCCTTGCCGCGACCTTATTCGCCGAGCCGGACCTCCTGCTGCTCGACGAACCGACCAACTATCTCGACCTCGAAGGCACCTTGTGGCTGCAGGACCATCTGGCCAAATATCCCCATACCATGATCGTGGTCAGCCATGACCGCGACCTGCTCGATCATTCGGTCAACCAGATCCTCGCCCTCGAAGCCAAAAAGCTGACGCTCTACAAAGGCGGCTATTCCGATTACGAGCGGCTGCGCAGCGAACGCCTCGCCCTCGACCAGAAGATGATCAAGAAGCAGGAAGCGCAGCGCGCCCACTTGCAGGCCTTCGTCGATCGTTTCCGCGCCAAGGCGACCAAGGCGCGGCAGGCGCAGTCGCGCATAAAGATGTTGGCGAAGATGCAGCCGATCGTCTCGATGACGATCGACGACGTCCGGCCCATCAACATTCCCGCGCCCGACAAGCTCTTGTCGCCGCCGATCATTGCCACCGACGGCGTCGCGGTCGGCTACGAGCCCGGCCACCCGGTGCTCAGCGAGGTGTCGCTGCGCATTGACAATGACGATCGCATCGCGCTGCTGGGCGCCAACGGCAACGGCAAATCGACTTTGGTGAAACTGCTCGCCGGACGGCTCAAGCCCGAGCGCGGCACTGTCACCCGCGCAGCGCCTTTGAAGGTCGGCTATTTCGCGCAGCATCAGGTCGACGAACTCGACCTCAAGGACAGCGCCTACGATCATGTGCGCCGCCTGATGCCCGGCGAGCCGGAAGCCAGGATAAGAGCCAAAGTCGGCGCCATCGGTTTTTCCGGCGACGCCGGTAATACCAAGGTCGAAAAGCTATCGGGCGGCGAGAAGGCGCGCCTGATGCTGGGTCTGTCGACCTTCGAAGCGCCGCACCTCATCATCCTCGACGAGCCGACCAACCATCTCGACATCGACAGCCGCGGTGCGCTGATCGAGGCCATCAACGACTTCCCCGGCGCCGTTATCCTCGTCTCGCACGACCGCTATCTGCTGGAAGCCTGCGTCGATCGGCTCTGGCTGGTAGCGAACGGCCGCGTCAAACCCTTCGACGGCGATCTCGAGGACTATCACCGTTACGTCCTGTCCGATGGCAAGCAGGCGACCGTGTCAAAAGCGGCGCCACGCGTCGATCCGGCGGAAGCGCGGCGCGCCGCCGCCGAAAAGCGCGCCGAGACCGCGCCTTTGCGCAAGAAAATCCAGAAAGCCGAAGCCGACATCGCGCAGCTCAACAAGCAACTCGCCAAGCTCGACAACACGCTGTCGGATGGCGAGTTGTTCACGAAGGACCCCGCGCGCGCCGCGGAACTGTCGAAGACGCGCGCCAATGTCGTCGAAGCGATCGCGAAAGCCGAAGAGGAATGGCTCGAGGCCTCGAGCCAACTGGAGCAGGCGTAA
- a CDS encoding DinB family protein, translating to MKSRYQMFAAYNAWCNERLYDAAAKVPDAEYRADRGVFFKSLHGTLNHLLVADRIWMRRFTGVGEIPPGLDAILFDSFEDLRKARRSQDVLINRYIDGLDQEKLSGLLRYKTVTTPQKTIEQPLAPALDHFFNHQTHHRGQAHALLTAILGNDKTPSFDLLILQRQTGIGLSSMS from the coding sequence ATGAAATCCCGCTACCAGATGTTCGCCGCCTACAATGCCTGGTGCAACGAGCGCCTGTATGACGCTGCCGCCAAGGTGCCCGACGCCGAATACCGGGCCGACCGCGGCGTCTTTTTCAAATCGTTGCACGGCACGCTGAACCATCTCCTGGTTGCCGACCGTATCTGGATGCGGCGTTTTACCGGCGTCGGCGAGATACCACCGGGACTCGATGCCATCCTGTTCGACAGTTTTGAGGATTTACGCAAGGCGCGCCGCTCGCAAGACGTTCTTATCAATCGCTACATAGACGGGCTCGATCAGGAGAAGTTGTCGGGGCTGCTGCGCTACAAGACGGTCACCACCCCGCAGAAGACCATCGAGCAACCGCTGGCGCCGGCTCTCGATCATTTCTTCAACCACCAGACGCATCACCGGGGACAGGCTCATGCTTTGCTCACCGCCATCCTCGGCAATGACAAGACGCCGAGCTTCGACCTGCTGATCCTGCAGCGCCAGACCGGGATTGGGCTGAGCTCTATGAGCTGA
- the ndk gene encoding nucleoside-diphosphate kinase → MAVERTFSILKPDATERNLTGAINAMIEKAGLRIVAQKRVRITKEQAEQFYSVHKARPFFGELVDFMISAPVVVQVLEGEGAIAKYRDVMGATDPSKAADGTIRKTHAKSIGENSVHGSDSPENAAIEIAQFFSGNEIVG, encoded by the coding sequence ATGGCGGTTGAGCGTACTTTTTCGATCCTCAAGCCCGATGCCACCGAGCGGAACCTGACAGGCGCGATCAATGCCATGATCGAAAAGGCCGGTTTGCGCATCGTCGCGCAGAAGCGCGTGCGCATCACCAAGGAGCAGGCCGAGCAGTTTTACTCCGTGCACAAGGCGCGGCCGTTCTTCGGCGAGCTCGTCGACTTCATGATCTCGGCTCCGGTGGTCGTGCAGGTGCTGGAAGGCGAAGGCGCCATTGCGAAGTACCGTGACGTGATGGGCGCCACCGATCCGTCGAAGGCGGCCGATGGCACCATCCGCAAAACGCACGCCAAGTCGATCGGCGAGAACTCGGTGCATGGCTCGGACTCACCGGAGAACGCGGCGATCGAAATCGCCCAGTTCTTCTCGGGCAATGAAATCGTCGGCTAG
- a CDS encoding leucyl aminopeptidase, producing MAEAPRISFSPVTASKPGGSLVLFCDDGLKFGRYATETLGAAAGLVARAAKVEQFTGKSGSVLQLIMPEGLKVDRLFVLGIGKVAELKSEDFVKLGGAAMGKLPKAGDATVVADLPEAGRGKDGGKDSGMNAEQAADLALGMLLRAYAFEQYKTKRKPDEKPAGKRTVAIATTDVAAARKAFGAREAIAGGVLTARDLVNEPPNVLFPEEFARRTLALKKAGCTVEVLNMAALKKLGMGALLAVGQGSARESRVVVMRWDGGKKGEAPVAFIGKGVCFDTGGISIKPAAGMEDMKGDMAGAACVVGLMQALASRKAKVNAIGVIGLVENMPDGNAQRPGDIVKSMSGQTIEIINTDAEGRLVLADVLWYTKEKYKPQFMVNLATLTGAIIVALGHEYAGLFSNNDELSERLTASGEATGELVWRMPLSAAFDKMIDSKFADMKNTGGSRAGGSITAAQFLQRFVDKTPWAHLDIAGTGMDSRQNEINKSWASGWGVRLLDRLVAEYYED from the coding sequence ATGGCCGAAGCTCCCCGGATCTCGTTTAGCCCCGTGACCGCGTCTAAGCCGGGTGGGAGCTTGGTGCTCTTCTGCGATGATGGGTTGAAGTTTGGGCGTTATGCGACTGAAACGCTAGGAGCGGCAGCTGGTCTGGTCGCACGGGCCGCCAAAGTGGAGCAGTTCACTGGCAAGAGCGGCTCCGTCCTCCAATTGATCATGCCCGAGGGGCTTAAAGTCGACCGGCTGTTCGTCCTCGGCATCGGCAAGGTGGCCGAGTTGAAGTCCGAGGATTTCGTCAAGCTGGGGGGCGCGGCCATGGGCAAACTGCCCAAGGCAGGGGATGCGACGGTCGTCGCCGATCTGCCGGAGGCGGGCAGGGGCAAGGACGGCGGCAAAGACAGTGGCATGAATGCCGAGCAGGCCGCCGACCTGGCGCTTGGTATGCTGCTGCGTGCTTACGCCTTCGAGCAGTACAAGACAAAGCGCAAGCCGGACGAGAAACCCGCTGGAAAGCGCACCGTCGCCATCGCGACCACTGACGTCGCCGCCGCGCGCAAGGCTTTCGGCGCGCGCGAGGCCATCGCAGGAGGCGTGCTCACGGCGCGCGATCTGGTCAACGAGCCGCCGAATGTTCTCTTTCCGGAAGAGTTCGCCCGTCGCACGCTCGCGCTGAAGAAGGCCGGCTGCACCGTCGAGGTGCTCAACATGGCCGCCCTGAAGAAGCTCGGCATGGGAGCGCTGCTCGCTGTCGGCCAGGGCTCGGCCCGCGAGAGTCGCGTCGTTGTGATGCGCTGGGACGGCGGCAAGAAGGGCGAGGCGCCTGTCGCGTTCATCGGCAAGGGTGTGTGCTTCGACACCGGCGGCATTTCGATCAAGCCGGCCGCCGGCATGGAGGACATGAAGGGCGACATGGCGGGCGCGGCCTGCGTCGTCGGCCTGATGCAAGCGCTGGCCTCGCGCAAGGCCAAGGTCAACGCCATCGGCGTCATCGGTCTGGTTGAGAACATGCCGGATGGTAATGCGCAGCGCCCTGGCGACATCGTCAAGTCAATGTCGGGCCAGACCATCGAGATCATCAACACAGATGCCGAGGGCCGTCTCGTACTCGCCGATGTGCTTTGGTACACGAAGGAGAAGTACAAGCCGCAATTCATGGTCAACCTGGCGACGCTCACCGGCGCGATAATCGTTGCATTGGGCCACGAATATGCGGGCTTGTTCTCAAACAACGACGAACTCAGCGAGCGTCTGACGGCGAGCGGCGAGGCGACCGGCGAACTCGTTTGGCGCATGCCGCTGTCGGCGGCGTTCGACAAAATGATCGATTCGAAGTTCGCCGACATGAAGAACACCGGCGGCTCGCGCGCCGGCGGCTCGATCACGGCGGCGCAGTTCCTGCAGCGCTTCGTCGACAAGACGCCTTGGGCGCATCTCGATATCGCCGGCACCGGCATGGATTCGCGCCAGAACGAGATCAACAAGAGCTGGGCGTCGGGCTGGGGCGTGCGCCTGCTCGACCGGCTGGTGGCGGAGTATTACGAGGATTGA
- the lptF gene encoding LPS export ABC transporter permease LptF, translating to MGSISRYIFRTTFGAFALVLISLTAVIWLTQALRDIDIMTSQGQTILVFVGITGLIIPLLVLVIAPIALLIAVVHVLNKLSTDSEIIVMNAAGMSPWRLFRAFMSATLVVSVLVLMISAYFAPKGLRMLRDWLTEVRANVVSTIVQPGRFTQIEANVTIHIRERRPNGQLVGIFLDDRRNPNERMTVVAERGEVVDNDAGTFLVLQDGIVQRRETGKPDPAMVVFDRYAFDLSQFAGGTQAVKYSIRERYLWQLLFPDPKDQYYIEQPGQFRAELHDRLVAPLYPIAFVIIAFAYLGAPRTTRQSRNVSMLGAIGGVALLRLIGFASTVLGANLPIMLVLQYIALAIAIGGGIFVVQRGLIIEPPAFLNRWIETAMARVLRLTQRAAAS from the coding sequence ATGGGCTCCATCAGCCGCTATATCTTCCGCACCACCTTCGGTGCCTTCGCGCTCGTGCTCATCAGTCTCACGGCGGTGATCTGGCTGACCCAGGCGCTACGAGACATCGACATCATGACCAGCCAGGGTCAGACCATCCTGGTCTTCGTCGGCATCACCGGCCTGATCATCCCCCTCCTCGTCCTGGTGATAGCGCCGATCGCGCTTTTGATCGCTGTCGTCCATGTGCTCAACAAGCTTTCGACAGATTCCGAAATCATCGTGATGAACGCGGCCGGCATGTCGCCGTGGCGACTGTTCCGCGCCTTCATGTCGGCAACGCTCGTCGTCTCCGTCCTGGTGCTGATGATCAGCGCGTATTTCGCGCCGAAAGGTCTGCGAATGCTGCGCGACTGGCTGACCGAAGTGCGCGCCAATGTGGTTTCGACCATCGTGCAGCCGGGCCGCTTCACGCAGATCGAGGCCAACGTCACCATCCATATCCGTGAGCGCCGCCCCAACGGGCAACTCGTCGGCATATTCCTAGATGATCGCCGCAATCCGAATGAACGCATGACGGTGGTCGCCGAGCGCGGCGAAGTGGTTGACAACGACGCCGGCACCTTCCTCGTCCTGCAGGACGGCATCGTGCAACGTCGGGAGACGGGCAAGCCAGACCCGGCGATGGTGGTCTTCGATCGCTATGCCTTCGACCTGTCGCAATTCGCCGGAGGCACGCAGGCCGTTAAATATTCGATCCGCGAACGCTATCTGTGGCAGTTGCTGTTTCCCGACCCGAAGGACCAGTATTACATCGAGCAGCCCGGCCAGTTCCGCGCCGAATTGCATGACAGGCTGGTGGCGCCGCTCTACCCCATCGCTTTCGTCATTATTGCCTTCGCCTATCTCGGTGCACCGCGCACCACGCGTCAAAGCCGCAACGTGTCGATGCTCGGGGCCATTGGCGGCGTCGCATTGCTGCGCCTCATCGGATTCGCCTCGACTGTGCTCGGCGCCAACCTGCCGATCATGCTTGTGCTGCAGTACATCGCGCTCGCCATCGCCATTGGCGGCGGCATTTTTGTCGTCCAGCGCGGCCTGATCATCGAGCCGCCAGCGTTCCTGAACCGCTGGATCGAAACCGCGATGGCGCGCGTCCTGCGTCTGACCCAACGTGCGGCCGCGTCATGA
- a CDS encoding molybdopterin-dependent oxidoreductase — MNQTVRPPKQAVRIGHSACPHDCPSTCALDVELIDERTIGRVRGARDNDYTAGVVCAKVARYAEREHHADRLMHPLQRVGDKGSREFRRIGWDDALDIVAEQLLRAEARHGAESVWPYYYAGTMGLVQRDGIHRLRHVKKYSGFHSTICVNPAWAGFAAGTGKIAGSDPREMAKSDLVVIWGTNPVSTQVNVMTHATRARKERGAKIAAVDVYMNGTMEQADLPVLVKPGTDGALACAVMHCLFRDGKADWAYLDKYTDAPRDLEAHLKSRDPQWASAITGTPVETIEAFARLIGETKRTYFRLGYGFARSRNGAANMHAALSIAAVTGAWQYEGGGAFHNNNDIFGLDKSLIEGVDALDPSVRMLDQSKIGPILTGDRDALQGGPPVDALFIQNTNPMSVAPDQTLVKRGFARDDLFVCVHEQFMTETAEVADIVLPATTFLEHDDIYRGGGHQYILLGPKLVEPPGECRSNHEVIAALAQRLGAEHKGFAMSSRELIDDMLRRSKRGTLAELEANKWLDCQPPFEKAHYLDGFNWPDGKFRFKPDWPRVPFRSPYNSGPVDDMPALPDHWAVIEAADAEHPFRLTTSPARGFLNSTFNETPTSLASEKRPTVMIHPDDASAQGITDGDAVVLGNTRGEVRLHAKLFDGVRRGVLIAESIWPNSAYPDGKGINTLTSSESVAPFGGAAFHDNKVWVRRV; from the coding sequence ATGAACCAGACTGTTCGCCCCCCGAAGCAGGCCGTCCGGATCGGCCATTCGGCCTGTCCGCACGACTGTCCATCGACCTGCGCGCTCGATGTCGAGCTGATCGACGAACGGACCATCGGTCGCGTGCGAGGCGCGCGCGACAACGACTACACGGCCGGCGTCGTCTGCGCGAAAGTGGCGCGCTACGCCGAGCGCGAGCATCATGCCGACCGCCTGATGCATCCGCTGCAGCGCGTCGGCGACAAGGGGTCGCGCGAATTCCGTCGCATTGGCTGGGACGATGCGCTCGATATTGTCGCCGAGCAGCTCTTGAGGGCCGAGGCGCGCCACGGAGCGGAGAGCGTCTGGCCTTACTATTACGCTGGCACCATGGGTCTCGTGCAGCGCGACGGCATCCACCGGCTGCGTCACGTCAAGAAATACTCCGGCTTCCATTCGACCATCTGCGTCAATCCGGCCTGGGCGGGCTTTGCCGCCGGCACCGGCAAGATCGCCGGCAGCGATCCGCGCGAGATGGCCAAGTCCGATCTGGTCGTGATCTGGGGCACCAATCCGGTGAGCACTCAGGTCAATGTCATGACCCATGCGACGCGGGCGCGGAAGGAGCGTGGCGCGAAAATCGCGGCCGTCGATGTCTACATGAACGGCACCATGGAGCAGGCCGATCTGCCGGTGCTCGTGAAGCCGGGCACCGATGGCGCGCTGGCCTGCGCGGTGATGCATTGCCTGTTCCGTGACGGCAAGGCGGACTGGGCCTATCTCGACAAATACACCGATGCCCCGCGTGATCTCGAAGCGCATCTCAAATCGCGCGATCCGCAATGGGCCTCGGCGATCACCGGCACGCCGGTCGAGACCATCGAGGCGTTCGCCCGGCTGATCGGCGAGACCAAGCGCACATATTTCCGGCTCGGTTACGGTTTTGCCCGCTCGCGCAACGGCGCGGCCAATATGCACGCGGCGCTGTCGATCGCGGCGGTCACCGGCGCCTGGCAGTACGAAGGCGGCGGCGCCTTCCACAACAACAACGACATCTTCGGCCTCGACAAATCGCTGATCGAAGGCGTCGATGCCCTCGATCCGTCGGTGCGCATGCTCGACCAGTCGAAGATCGGCCCGATCCTCACCGGCGATCGCGATGCGCTGCAGGGCGGCCCGCCGGTCGATGCGCTGTTCATTCAGAACACCAATCCCATGTCGGTGGCGCCGGACCAGACTCTGGTGAAGCGCGGCTTTGCGCGCGACGATCTGTTCGTCTGCGTCCATGAGCAGTTCATGACCGAGACGGCGGAAGTCGCCGATATCGTGCTGCCGGCGACGACCTTCCTCGAGCATGACGACATCTACCGCGGCGGCGGCCATCAGTACATTTTGCTCGGACCGAAGCTGGTCGAGCCGCCGGGCGAGTGCCGCAGCAATCATGAGGTAATCGCCGCTCTGGCGCAGCGCCTCGGCGCCGAGCACAAGGGCTTTGCCATGAGCTCGCGCGAACTCATCGACGACATGCTGCGCCGCTCGAAGCGCGGCACGCTGGCGGAGCTCGAGGCGAACAAGTGGCTCGATTGCCAACCGCCTTTCGAGAAGGCGCATTATCTCGACGGCTTCAACTGGCCGGATGGCAAGTTCCGCTTCAAGCCGGACTGGCCGCGCGTGCCGTTCCGCAGTCCCTATAATTCAGGGCCGGTCGATGACATGCCGGCATTGCCGGATCATTGGGCCGTGATTGAAGCGGCGGACGCCGAACATCCGTTTCGCCTCACGACGTCGCCGGCGCGGGGCTTTCTGAACTCGACCTTCAATGAGACGCCGACCTCGCTGGCGAGCGAGAAGCGCCCGACGGTGATGATCCATCCGGACGACGCAAGCGCGCAGGGCATTACCGATGGCGACGCGGTGGTGCTCGGCAACACGCGCGGCGAGGTGCGTCTGCATGCCAAACTGTTCGACGGCGTGCGGCGCGGGGTGCTGATCGCGGAATCGATCTGGCCGAATTCGGCCTATCCCGATGGCAAGGGCATCAACACGCTCACCTCGTCGGAGTCCGTCGCGCCGTTCGGCGGCGCGGCGTTTCACGACAACAAGGTGTGGGTCCGCCGCGTCTAA
- the lptG gene encoding LPS export ABC transporter permease LptG, translating into MSVVGGTLARYFGVRFLNTVLLVFAGIFLLVALIDYIELMRRASDIPNVSGLMVAKTSLFRVPQVTERILPFCVLIGAMSCYLNLSRRLELVVARSAGMSAWQFVAPALIVAFLLGVFATAVYNPISAILQERSKRFEAELFGQNAVGAQSGGPFWLSQKTNDGTAIINAASSRDQGVSLFGVTAYTFDNEGHFRQRIEARSAVLEPGVWHLFNARIHEVQKLPLDLSEFRLKTSLTPEQVRESFATPETVPFWELPLYIRIAEHAGLGAAGYRLQFQKLLARPFFLVAMVFLAAAVSLRFFRFGGVQKMVLGGVTAGFLLYILQKVTEDLSKADLMHPVAAAWLPVLIGGLTGFMALLYQEDG; encoded by the coding sequence ATGAGCGTCGTCGGCGGCACATTGGCCCGCTATTTCGGCGTGCGCTTCCTCAACACCGTTCTCCTGGTGTTCGCGGGCATTTTCCTTCTTGTGGCATTGATCGACTACATCGAACTGATGCGCCGCGCCTCCGACATTCCGAACGTCTCGGGCCTGATGGTGGCAAAAACGTCGCTGTTCCGCGTGCCCCAGGTGACCGAACGTATTCTGCCGTTCTGCGTCCTGATCGGCGCCATGTCCTGCTACCTCAATCTGTCGCGCCGCCTGGAATTGGTGGTGGCCCGCTCAGCCGGCATGTCGGCATGGCAATTCGTGGCTCCGGCGCTGATCGTGGCCTTCCTGCTCGGCGTTTTTGCGACCGCCGTTTACAATCCGATTTCCGCCATTCTGCAGGAGCGCTCGAAACGCTTCGAGGCCGAACTGTTCGGCCAGAACGCGGTCGGCGCCCAAAGCGGCGGCCCATTCTGGCTGAGCCAGAAGACCAATGACGGCACAGCCATTATCAACGCCGCGTCGAGCCGCGACCAAGGCGTGTCGCTGTTCGGCGTCACCGCCTACACTTTCGACAACGAGGGCCATTTCCGCCAGCGCATCGAGGCGCGCTCCGCCGTGCTCGAGCCCGGGGTGTGGCATCTGTTCAACGCCCGCATCCACGAGGTGCAGAAGCTGCCGCTCGACCTCTCCGAGTTCCGACTCAAGACGAGTCTCACTCCCGAGCAGGTTCGTGAAAGTTTTGCAACACCCGAGACCGTGCCGTTCTGGGAATTGCCTCTGTATATCCGCATTGCCGAGCACGCTGGACTTGGCGCCGCAGGCTATAGGCTGCAGTTTCAGAAGCTTCTCGCCCGGCCCTTCTTTCTGGTGGCCATGGTATTCCTTGCCGCAGCCGTCAGTTTACGGTTCTTCCGGTTCGGCGGGGTGCAGAAGATGGTTTTGGGTGGCGTCACCGCGGGCTTTCTGCTTTATATCCTCCAGAAGGTAACCGAGGACCTGAGCAAGGCCGACCTGATGCACCCAGTGGCAGCGGCCTGGCTGCCTGTGCTCATTGGCGGCCTGACGGGGTTTATGGCGTTGTTGTATCAGGAGGACGGTTGA
- a CDS encoding DNA polymerase III subunit chi has translation MTEVLFYHLQGQKLEGVLTPLIEKSIERGWRVAVQGTSEERIEALDSHLWTYREDGFLPHGTWREQEAAQQPVLLTVNDTNPNAATVRFLIDGAGLPADAEAYERIVLVFNGDDDEAVAQARGFWTDAKAKGFAATYWQPDEQGRWVKKA, from the coding sequence ATGACCGAAGTTCTCTTCTACCACCTGCAAGGCCAGAAGCTCGAAGGCGTGCTGACGCCGCTGATCGAGAAATCGATCGAGCGCGGCTGGCGCGTCGCAGTGCAGGGGACGAGCGAGGAGCGCATCGAAGCGCTCGACTCCCATCTGTGGACCTACCGCGAGGATGGCTTTCTGCCGCACGGCACCTGGCGCGAACAGGAAGCCGCGCAACAGCCCGTGCTGCTCACCGTCAACGACACCAATCCGAATGCCGCGACCGTGCGGTTTCTGATCGACGGTGCCGGACTGCCGGCCGACGCCGAGGCCTATGAGCGTATCGTACTGGTGTTCAACGGCGATGACGACGAGGCCGTGGCGCAGGCGCGCGGCTTCTGGACCGACGCCAAGGCCAAAGGTTTCGCCGCCACCTATTGGCAGCCGGACGAACAGGGCCGCTGGGTCAAAAAGGCCTGA
- a CDS encoding TerC family protein: MISSGWGQMGGTEFWVALVKIIWINILLSGDNALVIAMACRGLPPHQRRWGMILGAGVAVGMRIVFTGVVATLMLLPWLKIAGGLALLYIAAKLLVPDEAEDDHGEAVQNLWRAVRIVAVADLIMSLDNVIAIAAAAGGNMALLVIGLAISIPLIVAGAALIMALLDRFPILIWAGAALLGWISGEVIATDPVVTGYLAQYGSSTAHMVEYAAATVGAVLVLTVGGLWRRSRMPEESEV, translated from the coding sequence ATGATCAGTTCCGGATGGGGCCAGATGGGCGGCACCGAATTCTGGGTCGCGCTGGTCAAGATCATCTGGATCAACATCCTTCTCTCTGGCGACAACGCGCTGGTCATCGCCATGGCGTGCCGCGGTCTGCCGCCGCATCAGCGCCGATGGGGGATGATCCTTGGCGCCGGCGTCGCCGTCGGCATGCGCATCGTTTTCACCGGCGTGGTCGCCACATTGATGCTGCTGCCGTGGCTGAAGATCGCGGGCGGTCTGGCGCTGCTCTATATCGCCGCCAAGCTTCTGGTGCCGGACGAGGCCGAGGACGACCACGGCGAGGCGGTGCAGAATCTGTGGCGCGCCGTCCGCATCGTCGCGGTGGCCGACCTGATTATGAGCCTCGACAACGTCATCGCCATCGCCGCTGCGGCGGGCGGCAACATGGCACTTCTGGTCATCGGCCTTGCCATTTCGATCCCGCTGATCGTCGCCGGCGCGGCGCTGATCATGGCACTGCTCGACCGGTTCCCGATCCTGATCTGGGCCGGCGCGGCGCTGCTCGGCTGGATCTCAGGCGAGGTGATCGCCACCGATCCGGTCGTGACGGGATATCTCGCGCAATACGGTTCCAGCACCGCGCATATGGTCGAATATGCCGCGGCGACGGTCGGCGCTGTGCTGGTGCTGACGGTCGGCGGCCTGTGGCGCCGGTCGCGGATGCCGGAGGAAAGCGAAGTCTAA